A stretch of DNA from Candidatus Pantoea bituminis:
GGCGAAAACGGCTTTAAGGTGGGACCGATTAACCTGACGCTGCGCCGTGGGGAATTAGTTTTTCTGATTGGTGGCAACGGCAGCGGAAAATCGACGCTGGCGATGTTACTGACGGGCCTCTATCAGCCACAATCTGGGCAACTGCTGCTCGATGGAAGGGCGATAGAGGCGAGCGATCTCGATAACTGGCGCAAGCACTTTTCGGCAGTATTTACCGATGTGCATCTGTTTGATCAGTTAATCAGTCGCGAAGGTGTGCCAGCAAACCCGGCGTTGGTGCAGCAGTGGCTGGAGAAGCTGAAGATGCAGGACAAGCTGAAGATTGAAGGCAATAAAGTGCTGAATCTGCAGTTGTCGAAAGGGCAGAGCAAGCGTTTGGCGCTGCTACTGGCGGCGGCAGAAGAGCGTGATGTGCTGTTGCTGGATGAATGGGCGGCCGATCAGGACCCGCATTTCCGACGTATTTTCTACCGTGAGTTGCTGCCATGGTTACAAGAATCGGGCAAAACCGTGTTTGCTATCAGTCATGACGATCATTACTTCACGCATGCCGATCGCCTACTGGAAATGCGTGACGGGCAGCTAAGTGAACTCACCGGTAATGAGCGTGATATAGCCACGCTGGATGCGGTAAAACGTACGGATACCGGGCTTTAACGCCAGATGGCAAAGCTTAGCGAAAACAGATATTGGTCAGGCGACAGCCAAGTGCGTTAGGGTTAAGGCCAGCGGAAGTCTGTTTTTCTGCTATCCTGGAATTCCTCTGTCGTCTGTGTTTATACCGGCTTAGCCTACTTGCTAAGCCGGTTTTTTAATTTCATGGGCAAGCAGAGTGATGACCTCACGATGTTGCAAGTGAAACTCCGCGCTTAACTCGGTCCCTTTGTTAAACACGTCATTAAAACGATGGGTTAATCGCAGCGTAGCGCGCTGTGCCGCTAAATCAACGTCAACCAGCTCAGCGTGATGAAAGTCCATCGGTTGATAGAGTTGCGGCCACAAAGCCTTATAAACACTCTCTTTCAGCGAAAACAGCAGCGTAGCGGCCAGCGGAAAATCCAACGGTAAGCGCTGTAAACAGCTGCGCTCTGCTGAACCCATTAACATTTCCGTCGTTTCCTCTGCGGTCGTTGCTGACATCTGCTGCTCCACATCCACACCTATACACAACGGTTGCTTTGTCGCAGCCAATACCACAATTCCTGTGCTGTGCGACAGCGATGCCTGCACACCGGCTGGCCAAAGTGGAGAGCGATCTGCTGCATTACTTAAGATAAAGTCAGGTTGGCCTAATCGCGTGAAGACTTCACGAGTCAGCATCCGGCTGGCAAGATATTCCGCTCGGCGCTTTTTAACCGCACTTTGGATGCGCAGCGGCAAAGGAAGCTGCCATTCTCCGCAGAGTGCATCCTGATAGTGGGCAACGTCAAAGCGACCGATCGCCAGCAGCGGATCGCTGTCGTTCATGTGTTGAGAAAGCACAAAGCCGCTTGCAGGAAGCGGCAGGGGAATTTTAGGGTAACGCATGCGGCATCACGATTAAGGCGAAAGCGGCATTTAATCAGTCTGCTGCCGCAAGGGCAAGTTGCCTGGAAAAGTCAGTCGTTGGGCGGGATGGCAAAACTTTTCAGTGAAACGACAAAGTGGTGATGGCCTTTACTAATGCGCGCACCGCGATCGCACCAGTGTGACGCGAAACGAAAGAAATCGTCGCTACCCATGTCGTAAGCCAACTCAACTTTGCTAATGCCTGAATGCAACATCTCTTCTGCATCTTTTAGGCTTTTCGCTTTGATGACCATAAAATTTTCCGTCAAAAATCAGGGGACTTTAGAGTAGGGTAGTTATGTGACGGTTTTGTTTCACTTTAATGAAATGCTGTCACATTGTGTCTGTTATATGATCTTGAACACGGTTGCTTGCCGAAACTATCTCTTTGAATGTATTAATGAATGGACGCAACCTGTGGCACTTTTCTGAAAGTGAGTTCAGCAACAAAGGAGAGGATATGGAAATACCGCAACTGGACACATCTCGCTTGTTATTACGTCCTCTGGTCAGAGAGGATGCGGTGCAGATTCAACAGGTTTTTCCTCGCTGGGAGCTGGTGCGTTATCTCACCCACCTGGTTCCCTGGCCCTATCCCGAAGATGGCGCGCAGCAGTTTGTTTGCGGCTCGGCCTTGCCTGATATGCAAAAAGGGGTTGCCTGGCACTGGAGCATTCGGCCACGCACTCAACCGGAAAAACTGATTGGTGTGATTTCGCTGCGGCTGGGTGAAGAGGACAATCGCGGGTTTTGGTTGATCCCGGAGTGGCAAGGGCAGGGCTTGATGAGTGAGGCGTGTCAGCGCGTTACCGATTTCTGGTTCCGCGATCTCCAGCAAACGTGCCTGCGGGTGCCGAAAGCCGCCGATAATTTGGCTTCACGTCGAATTTCCGAAAGCAGCGGTATGCGGTTGGTTTGGTCGGGACGTAAAGCGTATGTCGCGGGCGAAATGGATGCGGAAATCTGGGAAATCAATCGCGAAGAGTGGTTTCGCCGCCATGGCGAATAAAATGAAAAAGGCCGCGCAACAGTTGGCGGCCTTATAGTGGGTTACTTCTTGTCTGGCTGTGGACTCTTATCGCCAGACTCTGGTGCTTCGGATGGATCGTCTTTTTCGACTAAATGCATAATCTCTCCTCTCGTTACCCACACAACCTTGAGTATAGACAGGAATGCTCAGTTAAAAGGGATTTCAACGATAAATGTGACAAGCAGATGAAAGTATTGAAAAAATAATGATTTTTTTGTCTCACCGTTTTCAGGCATAAAAAAGCAGCCATAAAGGCTGCTTTTAGGGAATTTGGTCGGCACGAGAGGATTTGAACCTCCGACCCCGGACACCCCATGACCGTGCGCTACCAGGCTGCGCTACGTGCCGAACTGTGGGAAATGAGTCTACTGAAAATTGCTGTGAATGCAAGTTCTCAACAGACTAACTGCCTCATAATTAATCAGTTTGCAATAAAGCGCTTCTCTTCCGTGAGAACTTGCAACAGCAGCGCTAACTGCGGTTTATGATCTTTGAGGGCATTTCCTTGTGCATCATAGGCGCGATAGCTGCCGTTGTTATTCAGCACCAGCGTCACCTGCGGTGTCGTGATAACTAACTTATTCTCTTCGCTGCTGGCGACCCAGTCATGACGGCGTTGCACAGCAAAAAGATCTTCGCCCTGAGAATAATTGACTGGATTGGTGCGCACATGCAGCAGACGTTGCATCAACGTAGCCATCACGTCTTGATGATCAGTCAGGCGGCTAACCGTCTGAGCTGGAGTGTCTGGCCAGTGTATGACTAACGGAACCTGCAGATTTGCGCGATTACCCGAGCTGTCGACATTACCCTCCAACGCCAGTCCGCGCTGGGCGGTTATCACCACGACGGTGTTTTTCAGCAAATCTCGCTGCTCTAGCGTGGTCAGCACATTATGAATCTGATCGTCGATCGCGGTGCTCTGACGAAGATAGCTACGCTGGCGCGCCTTGGCATTATCACTGCTGAGATTGACGCCATTCAGTGCGACCCATGAGAACCACGGATTACCTTCGCCTTTCTGCTGATTTAACCAGTTTTGCCATTGCGTCACGGTGGCGCTGTTTGGCTGACTGTTGCTGGCGGGCAACGAATAGTCGGTCAGCAATGCCTGGCGATAAAGCGGCAGATTAAAGCCGTCAGACGAGAACAAACCAAGCTGATAACCCTGGCTGCTCAACGCGCCGAGCAGCACCGATGGCGTACGCGACGCCAGCACGCCATTCATATAGCTTGAGGAGATGCCATAAAACAGGCCAAACAGCCCTTTTTCAGGCGTATCGCCTGCACTAAAGTGCTGCGTAAACCGCACATTGTCATTGGCGAACTGGTTCAGTTCAGGCAACGCTTTTGCCATGCTGGCGCTGTTCAGGCCATCGACCGTAATCACCAGCAGATTGTTGCGCGTACCCGCGTCGCGGAAAGTGATATCACTGAGTGGATATTGCACTGACAGCGCTTCAGGATCGCCTTGCTGCACCAGTCGACGCTGATACTCCTGCGCATCCAGCAAGCCATGACGTTCAAGAAAACGGCGTGCCGTCATCGGATAAGAGAGCGGTAGGTTGGCGCGCTGCATGGTAATCGGACGATAGAAGTTAGCATCCGCCCAGATATACATCAGGTGGCTGGCGAAAAAGGCGCTGATAAACAGCGCCGCCAGCGGCTTGCCAAAGGAGCGGCGATTAAGGCTGCGCAGCTTCTGCCAGCTCCAGGTAGCGAACAGCATTTGCACCAGGAAGATCAGCGGCACGCTGATAAACATCAGTTGCCAGTCACGCGCCATTTCGCTTTGGTCGGGGTTAATGACCAGTTCCCAGACCACGGGATTGAGGTGCAAGTGAAAGCGGCTAAACACCGCGCTGTCCACCATCACCAATGTTAATCCGGCAGTGGCCACCACCGCCGATAACACCCTTAACAGGCGCTGCGACATCACCACAAAGGTGAGTGGGAAGATAATCAGCAGATAAGCCGCAAAGACGATAAAGCTGAAGTGGCCAATCCAGCTGCTATAGGCGTAAATACGCCCAGTCAGCGAAGAGGGCCAGTCGGCGACCAACAGGTAGCGACTGCCTAAAATCAGCGCGAATAAAATATTAAACAACGCAAACCAATGCCCCCAGCTGATCATCTGGGAGACTTTTTCGCGGTAGCGCTGCCGGTTGGTTACCATATTATGAGATCAAATTAATGAGCGTTATCGTCACGGACTGAAGACTGCAAAGCTTCAGCGAAAGATCGGGCCAGTGAACGGCGTTGAGCCGGGGCCACATCGTTGTTGATCAAATTGGTGACCATGTTCCCCAACACCATCAGGGAAAGGTCGGTTGGCGCCTGGTCTTTTTCCAGAACCTGCACCATTTTCGCGAGGAGTTGTTCTACGCGTTCGTCACTATAACGGGATGATTGTGGCATATCGTCGTCTAATCTCGTTTCAAAAGGCGATATATTACCGTAACAACGCGGTTTTTTCCGCACTTTTATCGAAAGCGCACCGTTGGTTTTACGCATGGAGTTGAAAGCCATTGCAGGCGGTGATTGAATACGCGCCTGAGCTTAAAGGAGAGTCTACCATGAGTCTGGATATCGACCAGATTGCCCTGCATCAGTTAATCAAACGTGATGAGAATCAGTTAGAGCTGCTGCTGCGCGA
This window harbors:
- a CDS encoding 4'-phosphopantetheinyl transferase family protein; amino-acid sequence: MRYPKIPLPLPASGFVLSQHMNDSDPLLAIGRFDVAHYQDALCGEWQLPLPLRIQSAVKKRRAEYLASRMLTREVFTRLGQPDFILSNAADRSPLWPAGVQASLSHSTGIVVLAATKQPLCIGVDVEQQMSATTAEETTEMLMGSAERSCLQRLPLDFPLAATLLFSLKESVYKALWPQLYQPMDFHHAELVDVDLAAQRATLRLTHRFNDVFNKGTELSAEFHLQHREVITLLAHEIKKPA
- a CDS encoding GNAT family N-acetyltransferase, producing MEIPQLDTSRLLLRPLVREDAVQIQQVFPRWELVRYLTHLVPWPYPEDGAQQFVCGSALPDMQKGVAWHWSIRPRTQPEKLIGVISLRLGEEDNRGFWLIPEWQGQGLMSEACQRVTDFWFRDLQQTCLRVPKAADNLASRRISESSGMRLVWSGRKAYVAGEMDAEIWEINREEWFRRHGE
- the yejM gene encoding LPS biosynthesis-modulating metalloenzyme YejM, which codes for MVTNRQRYREKVSQMISWGHWFALFNILFALILGSRYLLVADWPSSLTGRIYAYSSWIGHFSFIVFAAYLLIIFPLTFVVMSQRLLRVLSAVVATAGLTLVMVDSAVFSRFHLHLNPVVWELVINPDQSEMARDWQLMFISVPLIFLVQMLFATWSWQKLRSLNRRSFGKPLAALFISAFFASHLMYIWADANFYRPITMQRANLPLSYPMTARRFLERHGLLDAQEYQRRLVQQGDPEALSVQYPLSDITFRDAGTRNNLLVITVDGLNSASMAKALPELNQFANDNVRFTQHFSAGDTPEKGLFGLFYGISSSYMNGVLASRTPSVLLGALSSQGYQLGLFSSDGFNLPLYRQALLTDYSLPASNSQPNSATVTQWQNWLNQQKGEGNPWFSWVALNGVNLSSDNAKARQRSYLRQSTAIDDQIHNVLTTLEQRDLLKNTVVVITAQRGLALEGNVDSSGNRANLQVPLVIHWPDTPAQTVSRLTDHQDVMATLMQRLLHVRTNPVNYSQGEDLFAVQRRHDWVASSEENKLVITTPQVTLVLNNNGSYRAYDAQGNALKDHKPQLALLLQVLTEEKRFIAN
- a CDS encoding YejL family protein, whose product is MPQSSRYSDERVEQLLAKMVQVLEKDQAPTDLSLMVLGNMVTNLINNDVAPAQRRSLARSFAEALQSSVRDDNAH